The Thalassotalea psychrophila genome window below encodes:
- the phoR gene encoding phosphate regulon sensor histidine kinase PhoR: protein MIYRFSTKQFIFKQVLYILASIFVGYWLNSIWLCLWIYIAGSLLWNYQHLINLIDWLWQKNLLHPPESKGIWGHVYDGIYRRIKTYRQKQKQLNARIRQFLDGAEALPDAAIVLGLDYSIRWANKKATRLLGIKWPADSGQRINNLVRSPILTKYLKKSDFSEPCSILSPDDDNQQLELRFMTYGDDQYLLLARDVSQLKRLEMMRRDFVANVSHELKTPLTVMRGYVEMVQEDDDIPAHWGKSFATIEQQVTRMDRLVQQLLLLSRVEVHTDEDIRGQVNMPKIIEQLVEDINWLNKKKQHTINIEIDPKLGILGIESELKSACSNLMVNAMNYTPEGGNINVSWTLVDDSCLFSVTDNGCGIESKDIGRLSERFYRVDKSRSRDTGGTGLGLAIVKHVANHHNARLSIESEINKGSTFTLKFKVEDSFTIRC from the coding sequence ATGATCTATCGCTTTTCTACAAAGCAATTTATTTTTAAGCAGGTTTTATATATTTTAGCCAGTATCTTCGTCGGTTACTGGCTTAATAGTATTTGGCTGTGCTTATGGATTTATATCGCAGGTTCTCTACTATGGAATTACCAGCATTTAATTAATCTTATCGATTGGTTATGGCAAAAAAACTTACTCCATCCTCCTGAGTCAAAAGGGATTTGGGGCCATGTTTATGACGGTATTTATCGGCGTATCAAAACATACCGACAAAAACAAAAGCAATTAAATGCGCGGATACGCCAATTTCTTGATGGTGCTGAAGCTCTGCCAGATGCCGCAATTGTTTTAGGCTTAGATTATTCTATTCGCTGGGCAAATAAAAAGGCTACTCGACTACTCGGCATTAAATGGCCTGCGGATTCTGGTCAACGAATAAATAACCTTGTGCGTTCTCCAATACTTACCAAATATTTGAAAAAGTCAGATTTTTCAGAGCCCTGTAGCATATTATCACCTGACGATGATAATCAACAACTTGAGTTAAGATTTATGACCTACGGTGACGACCAGTACTTATTACTGGCTCGTGATGTTAGTCAATTAAAACGCTTAGAAATGATGCGACGTGATTTTGTCGCCAATGTTTCACATGAGCTCAAAACACCGTTAACGGTTATGCGCGGCTATGTAGAAATGGTACAAGAAGATGATGATATTCCGGCCCATTGGGGTAAATCATTCGCCACTATTGAACAGCAAGTCACTCGTATGGATAGGTTGGTGCAGCAATTATTATTACTGTCGCGTGTTGAAGTACATACCGACGAAGATATCCGCGGGCAAGTGAATATGCCAAAGATCATAGAACAGTTAGTGGAAGATATAAACTGGTTAAATAAGAAAAAACAGCACACTATAAATATTGAAATAGATCCTAAACTTGGTATTTTAGGCATAGAATCTGAGCTAAAAAGTGCTTGTTCTAACCTTATGGTTAATGCGATGAATTACACTCCTGAAGGCGGTAACATTAATGTGAGTTGGACTCTCGTAGATGACTCTTGTTTATTTAGTGTTACAGATAATGGTTGTGGAATTGAAAGCAAAGATATTGGCCGATTGAGTGAACGCTTTTATCGAGTTGATAAGTCACGTTCACGTGATACCGGCGGTACTGGGCTAGGTTTAGCTATCGTGAAGCATGTTGCTAATCATCATAATGCTCGACTCTCTATTGAAAGTGAAATAAACAAAGGCAGTACATTCACTCTTAAATTTAAAGTCGAAGACAGCTTTACTATACGTTGCTGA
- a CDS encoding phage holin family protein, with protein MITKLLLLSISIFLVSRMMEGIRLKSFVTAIIVAVVYSVADLLLWWLMVFFSMPLIILTFGLFVFVLNAILLWLTDQIVDDFEIKDLKTTFIASLIISAINLLLNWLI; from the coding sequence ATGATAACCAAACTATTACTACTAAGTATATCTATTTTTTTAGTTTCTAGAATGATGGAGGGAATACGTTTAAAAAGCTTTGTAACTGCGATTATCGTTGCTGTGGTTTATAGTGTAGCTGACCTATTATTGTGGTGGTTGATGGTGTTCTTTTCTATGCCATTGATCATATTAACTTTTGGCTTATTTGTGTTTGTACTTAACGCTATTTTATTGTGGTTAACCGACCAGATTGTTGACGATTTTGAGATCAAAGATCTCAAAACAACCTTTATTGCCTCACTAATTATTTCTGCAATTAATTTATTGTTGAATTGGCTGATTTAA
- the rdgC gene encoding recombination-associated protein RdgC, with the protein MWFKNLYIFAFTKPFTHSEEDLEKALHEHVFARCGSTELSRFGWSNALGKHGESLLHYTNGCFFLNARKEEKMLPASVIKEKLEEKVEALQHEHSRKATKKEKEQFKEDITFELLPRAFSRISDTQGYVCPEKNIIVINSSSRGKAEDFLALLRKCLGSLPVTSFVPEAGAETTMTSWLLEQTLPERFTIGFEGELKAMGDDGAVLRCKNQDLLSDEILAHLGENGEKQVVKIAFDWDQTLSCVLADDLSVKRVKFHDSVYEQNEDIPTDDMIVKIDADLTLMTGEVNRFIEDMLAQFELATNSYLED; encoded by the coding sequence ATGTGGTTTAAAAATTTATACATTTTCGCTTTTACCAAACCGTTTACACATAGTGAAGAAGACTTAGAAAAAGCATTGCATGAGCATGTGTTTGCTCGTTGTGGTTCAACCGAGTTATCTCGTTTTGGTTGGTCCAATGCCTTAGGTAAACATGGTGAGAGCTTATTACATTACACCAATGGCTGTTTCTTTTTAAATGCTCGTAAAGAAGAAAAAATGCTTCCAGCATCTGTTATTAAAGAAAAGCTAGAAGAAAAAGTTGAAGCACTGCAACACGAGCACAGTCGTAAAGCGACTAAAAAAGAAAAAGAACAATTTAAAGAAGATATCACCTTTGAATTACTGCCTCGTGCTTTTTCTCGTATCAGCGATACTCAAGGTTACGTTTGCCCTGAAAAAAATATTATAGTGATAAATAGTAGCTCTCGCGGTAAAGCCGAAGACTTTTTAGCTTTACTACGTAAATGCTTAGGCTCATTACCAGTAACCAGTTTTGTACCGGAAGCTGGCGCAGAAACTACGATGACGAGTTGGTTATTAGAACAAACTTTACCAGAGCGTTTCACTATTGGCTTTGAAGGTGAATTAAAAGCAATGGGCGATGACGGCGCAGTACTTCGTTGTAAAAACCAAGACTTATTATCAGATGAAATTTTAGCCCACTTAGGTGAAAACGGTGAAAAGCAAGTTGTTAAAATCGCTTTCGATTGGGATCAAACTTTGTCATGTGTATTAGCGGATGATTTAAGTGTTAAACGTGTTAAGTTCCACGACAGTGTTTACGAGCAAAATGAAGACATTCCAACCGACGACATGATAGTAAAAATTGATGCCGACCTTACTTTGATGACTGGCGAAGTAAATCGCTTTATTGAAGATATGTTAGCGCAGTTTGAATTAGCGACTAACTCTTACCTAGAAGATTAG
- the trhP gene encoding prephenate-dependent tRNA uridine(34) hydroxylase TrhP, whose amino-acid sequence MFTPELLSPAGSLKNMRYAFAYGADAVYAGQPRYSLRVRNNEFNLANLEIGINEAHALGKKLYVVSNISPHNSKLKTYLKDIEPVIAMKPDALIMSDPGLIMMIREAYPDMSIHLSVQANAVNWATVKFWHQQGVERVILSRELSLDEIEEIRMRVPEMEIEVFVHGALCMAYSGRCLLSGYINKRDPNQGACTNSCRWSYNAHEAKEDEHGEIIAVAPQAEIIAPQQSIVGSEEPELWIPEQAKVDQPPTDEVFLLQEQGRPGEYMPAFEDEHGTYIMNSKDLRAIEHVERLVKMGVHSLKIEGRTKSFYYCARTAQIYKQAMNDAVAGKSFNEDLKGNLEHLASRGYTEGFLARHRHDHLQNYEYGYSKSDSQQFVGEVLGRTEDGLIEIDVKNKFLTGDSIELMTPQGNISFVLEYMQNRKGEEVTDAKGSGHFVQIKLETEFDLEYGIIMRYLNEGENTRHPFAQNQAKA is encoded by the coding sequence ATGTTTACACCAGAATTATTATCTCCTGCTGGCAGTCTTAAAAACATGCGTTATGCATTCGCCTATGGCGCTGATGCGGTTTATGCTGGCCAACCTCGTTATAGTTTACGTGTTCGTAATAATGAATTTAATTTAGCTAATCTTGAAATTGGTATAAACGAAGCTCATGCACTTGGTAAAAAGTTGTATGTGGTAAGTAATATATCTCCGCATAATTCAAAGCTAAAAACCTATTTAAAAGATATTGAGCCAGTAATTGCAATGAAACCTGATGCACTTATTATGAGTGATCCTGGCTTAATTATGATGATCCGTGAAGCTTATCCTGATATGTCTATTCATTTATCAGTGCAAGCTAATGCAGTTAACTGGGCAACTGTTAAGTTTTGGCACCAACAAGGTGTGGAGCGAGTGATATTATCTCGTGAATTATCGCTTGATGAAATTGAAGAAATTCGCATGCGCGTACCTGAAATGGAAATTGAAGTTTTTGTTCACGGTGCATTATGTATGGCTTACTCTGGTCGCTGTTTATTATCAGGTTATATTAATAAACGAGATCCTAATCAAGGTGCTTGTACTAATTCTTGCCGATGGTCTTACAATGCCCATGAAGCGAAAGAAGATGAACATGGCGAAATTATTGCCGTAGCGCCGCAAGCTGAAATAATAGCACCACAGCAATCTATTGTTGGTAGTGAAGAGCCTGAACTTTGGATACCAGAACAAGCTAAAGTTGACCAACCACCAACGGATGAAGTGTTCTTATTACAAGAGCAAGGTCGTCCTGGCGAATATATGCCAGCGTTTGAAGATGAACACGGCACTTATATCATGAACTCTAAAGATCTACGTGCTATTGAGCATGTAGAGCGTTTAGTGAAAATGGGCGTGCATTCATTAAAAATTGAAGGCAGAACTAAATCTTTCTATTATTGTGCTCGTACAGCGCAAATATACAAGCAAGCAATGAACGATGCTGTTGCTGGCAAGAGTTTCAATGAAGACTTAAAAGGCAACCTAGAACATTTGGCTAGTCGCGGCTATACCGAAGGTTTCTTGGCTCGTCATCGCCATGATCATTTGCAAAATTATGAATACGGTTACTCAAAATCTGATAGCCAACAATTTGTTGGTGAAGTGTTAGGCCGAACCGAAGACGGTTTAATTGAAATTGATGTTAAGAATAAGTTTTTAACTGGCGACTCAATTGAGTTAATGACACCACAAGGTAACATTAGCTTTGTTTTAGAGTATATGCAAAACCGTAAAGGTGAAGAAGTAACCGATGCTAAAGGCTCTGGTCACTTCGTGCAAATTAAACTCGAAACTGAGTTTGATTTAGAATACGGCATAATTATGCGTTATTTAAATGAAGGCGAAAATACTCGCCATCCTTTTGCACAAAATCAAGCAAAGGCTTAA
- a CDS encoding YfhL family 4Fe-4S dicluster ferredoxin has translation MALLILDTCINCDMCDPECPNEAITLGEEIYEIDPDKCTECVGHYEKAQCVIACPIDCIKPDPNHVESEEDLLVKCYEMHGIPE, from the coding sequence ATGGCGTTACTCATATTAGATACTTGCATAAACTGTGACATGTGCGATCCCGAATGTCCGAACGAAGCTATTACGCTTGGAGAGGAAATTTATGAAATTGATCCAGATAAGTGCACCGAATGTGTGGGACACTATGAAAAAGCGCAATGTGTTATTGCCTGTCCAATAGACTGTATTAAGCCTGATCCTAACCATGTTGAATCAGAAGAAGATTTATTGGTTAAATGCTATGAAATGCATGGGATACCAGAATAA
- a CDS encoding ribosome recycling factor family protein has translation MPAVHHILLPSFLRRAMRAFELKALVRQSGCELNRIGRSRNWRLTADREQMTTIIKLVRESEEETWQWLVKLIEKERGSFTHAEILNLVKRNPGISVTELVILANCTIAEARTAIDEFEWSEE, from the coding sequence TTGCCTGCAGTACACCATATCTTATTGCCATCTTTTCTACGTCGTGCCATGCGAGCGTTTGAATTAAAGGCACTAGTAAGACAATCTGGTTGTGAATTAAATCGTATTGGACGCTCTCGTAATTGGCGACTCACCGCTGATCGTGAGCAAATGACGACAATAATTAAACTTGTTCGTGAATCAGAAGAAGAGACGTGGCAATGGTTAGTAAAGTTAATTGAAAAAGAGCGGGGTAGTTTTACTCATGCTGAAATATTAAATTTAGTTAAGCGCAATCCTGGCATAAGTGTTACCGAATTAGTTATTCTAGCTAATTGCACTATTGCCGAAGCACGTACAGCTATTGATGAATTTGAATGGTCTGAAGAATAG
- a CDS encoding enoyl-CoA hydratase-related protein produces MSLPQLTDCTLSSNNNIVTLTFNRHDVRNALTSTHIADDIVDTITWINKTADIAVLIITGDGSAFSSGGNIKDMANRSGDFAGDVSELENRYRQGIQRIPLAIQKCEVPVIAAINGPAIGAGFDICNMCDLRIASTKAKFGETFVNLGIIPGDGGAWFMQRVIGYQKAAELTFTGKVIDAVEAKEIGLLLDVVEPEQLLIKANELAAEIASKPTASLRLTKRLMKMAQRTELPDFLDICAVMQGMCHNNPEHLDAVNELMAKLAK; encoded by the coding sequence ATGTCATTACCTCAATTAACTGATTGCACCTTATCATCCAATAACAACATAGTTACTCTCACCTTTAATCGTCACGATGTTCGAAATGCGTTAACCAGTACTCATATTGCTGACGATATCGTAGATACCATTACTTGGATCAATAAAACCGCTGATATTGCTGTACTTATCATCACCGGTGACGGCTCTGCATTTTCATCTGGCGGTAATATTAAAGATATGGCTAATCGTAGCGGTGACTTTGCTGGCGATGTAAGTGAACTTGAAAATAGATATCGTCAAGGCATACAGCGAATTCCTTTGGCTATTCAAAAGTGTGAAGTACCAGTTATTGCCGCTATTAATGGCCCTGCTATTGGTGCAGGTTTTGATATTTGTAATATGTGCGATTTACGTATTGCTTCAACTAAAGCTAAATTTGGTGAAACCTTTGTAAATTTAGGAATTATTCCAGGAGATGGTGGTGCATGGTTTATGCAGCGAGTTATAGGCTATCAAAAAGCTGCTGAGCTTACTTTTACCGGCAAAGTAATTGATGCAGTTGAAGCGAAAGAAATTGGTTTATTATTAGATGTTGTCGAACCAGAGCAATTATTAATTAAAGCAAACGAATTAGCCGCTGAAATTGCCAGCAAACCAACTGCGTCGTTGCGTTTAACCAAACGGTTGATGAAAATGGCACAACGTACGGAATTACCCGACTTTTTAGATATTTGTGCGGTAATGCAGGGCATGTGTCACAACAACCCTGAACATTTAGATGCAGTAAATGAATTAATGGCAAAGTTGGCGAAATAA
- the ettA gene encoding energy-dependent translational throttle protein EttA, whose translation MAQPLPDKFIMSMNRVSKIVAPKRTILKDISISFFPGAKIGVLGLNGSGKSTLLRIMAGVDTEFEGEAKLLSGTKVGYLEQEPQLDEEATVREIVEQAVSEVKNALARLDAVYMEYAEEGADFDALAKEQGELEAIIETQDGHNIDNVLERAADALRLPEWDQKVKVLSGGERRRVALCRLLLEKPDMLLLDEPTNHLDAESVAWLERFLHDYPGTVVAITHDRYFLDNVAGWILELDRGHGIPYEGNYTNWLEQKDARLEQEKRTENALAKTIKHELDWVRSNPKGRQAKSKARMARFEELSSNENQKRNETNELYIPPGPRLGDKVIDVENITKSYGERVLIDGLSFSIPKGAIVGIIGPNGAGKSTLFKLLSGAETPDSGAVTVGDSVQLASVDQFRDDMDDSKTVYQEISEGNEIIQIGTYEIPARAYVSRFNFKGTDQQKIIGQLSGGERNRVHLAKLVKTGGNVLLLDEPTNDLDIETLRALEEAILEFPGCALVISHDRWFLDRIATHIIDYRDEGQVNFYEGNFTDYEEWLKKTLGPQATEPHRIKYKRITA comes from the coding sequence ATGGCTCAGCCGCTACCAGACAAATTCATCATGTCGATGAACCGTGTTTCCAAAATAGTTGCACCAAAACGTACAATATTAAAAGACATTTCTATTTCATTTTTCCCTGGCGCTAAAATTGGTGTTTTGGGTTTAAATGGTTCAGGTAAATCTACCCTACTTCGTATAATGGCTGGTGTTGATACTGAATTTGAAGGTGAAGCTAAGTTACTTTCTGGTACTAAAGTTGGTTACTTAGAACAAGAGCCACAACTCGATGAAGAAGCAACAGTACGCGAAATTGTTGAACAAGCAGTTTCTGAGGTTAAAAATGCCTTAGCACGTTTAGATGCTGTGTACATGGAATACGCTGAAGAAGGCGCAGATTTTGACGCCCTTGCAAAAGAACAAGGTGAGCTAGAAGCAATCATCGAAACACAAGACGGTCATAATATTGATAATGTACTTGAACGCGCTGCTGATGCCCTTCGTTTACCTGAATGGGATCAAAAAGTTAAAGTATTGTCAGGTGGTGAACGTCGCCGTGTTGCTTTATGTCGTTTATTACTTGAAAAACCTGACATGTTATTGCTTGATGAACCAACTAACCATTTGGATGCAGAATCTGTTGCTTGGTTAGAACGTTTCTTACATGACTACCCTGGTACCGTTGTAGCCATTACTCATGATAGATATTTCTTAGATAATGTTGCCGGTTGGATCTTAGAGTTAGACCGTGGCCATGGTATTCCATATGAAGGTAACTATACCAATTGGCTTGAGCAAAAAGATGCTCGACTTGAACAAGAAAAACGTACCGAAAATGCACTAGCAAAAACCATTAAGCATGAGCTTGATTGGGTTCGTTCAAATCCGAAAGGTCGCCAAGCTAAATCAAAAGCACGTATGGCTAGATTTGAAGAGTTATCAAGTAATGAAAACCAAAAACGTAACGAAACTAACGAGCTATATATTCCACCAGGACCACGTTTAGGTGACAAAGTTATCGATGTTGAGAACATTACTAAGTCATACGGTGAGCGTGTATTAATTGACGGTTTAAGCTTCTCAATTCCTAAAGGTGCAATCGTTGGTATTATTGGACCAAACGGTGCTGGTAAATCTACGTTATTTAAATTGCTTTCGGGTGCAGAAACACCTGACTCAGGTGCTGTTACTGTTGGTGATTCAGTGCAACTTGCCAGCGTTGATCAATTCCGTGATGATATGGATGACTCTAAAACAGTCTATCAAGAAATATCTGAAGGCAATGAAATCATTCAAATTGGCACTTATGAAATTCCAGCTAGAGCTTATGTAAGCCGCTTTAATTTTAAAGGCACAGATCAACAAAAAATTATTGGTCAATTATCTGGTGGTGAACGTAACCGTGTACATTTAGCAAAACTAGTTAAAACTGGTGGCAATGTACTACTTCTCGATGAGCCAACCAATGACTTAGATATTGAAACTTTACGTGCACTTGAAGAAGCAATTTTAGAATTCCCTGGTTGTGCGCTGGTTATTTCTCATGATCGTTGGTTCTTAGACAGAATTGCTACTCACATCATCGATTATCGTGATGAAGGGCAAGTGAATTTCTACGAAGGTAACTTTACTGATTACGAAGAGTGGTTGAAGAAAACTCTTGGTCCACAAGCCACTGAGCCACACCGTATTAAGTACAAGCGTATTACAGCGTAA
- a CDS encoding prohibitin family protein, giving the protein MKEVKKFNIPLKSVAGAVVAAIALFGSVYTVNEGHIGIVKRFSEAKEQVNPGLHFKVPLIDSVEEIEVRTRKNEEKMLSSTKEQMPVTIIVSVNWTVDKSAALDLFRQYGGLSQFESRILDPRFRSATKDVIPKYNAEQLIQDRASAIQGIEANFIEEMKDFPVSVDNIQIENIQLPAKYLTSIETKQTEKNLAAAEEHKLARQNLEAQRAVNTSKAQADGIELVAIAEAKAIKLKGLAEAEAITAKAKALGDNPLIVKLTEAQNWDGKLPATMLGGQNMPILDMRTK; this is encoded by the coding sequence ATGAAAGAAGTAAAAAAATTCAATATCCCATTAAAAAGTGTTGCAGGCGCTGTAGTTGCGGCCATTGCTTTATTCGGCTCAGTATATACAGTAAATGAAGGACACATAGGCATAGTGAAACGTTTCAGTGAAGCGAAAGAGCAAGTAAACCCAGGATTGCACTTTAAAGTGCCTCTTATTGACAGTGTTGAAGAAATCGAAGTTAGAACGCGTAAAAATGAAGAAAAAATGTTATCGAGTACTAAAGAGCAAATGCCGGTAACAATTATAGTATCAGTAAACTGGACTGTGGATAAATCTGCTGCGTTAGATTTATTTCGTCAATATGGTGGTTTATCGCAATTTGAATCAAGAATTCTAGATCCTAGATTTAGATCAGCAACAAAAGATGTTATTCCAAAATATAACGCTGAACAACTCATACAAGATAGAGCCAGTGCAATACAAGGTATAGAAGCGAACTTTATTGAAGAAATGAAAGATTTTCCAGTTAGTGTTGATAATATTCAAATTGAAAATATCCAACTTCCTGCTAAGTACCTAACTTCGATTGAAACAAAACAAACCGAGAAAAACTTAGCCGCAGCTGAAGAACATAAATTAGCTCGACAAAACCTTGAAGCTCAACGCGCTGTTAATACATCTAAAGCACAAGCTGATGGTATAGAGCTTGTTGCAATAGCAGAGGCCAAAGCAATAAAACTTAAAGGTCTAGCTGAAGCTGAAGCCATAACGGCAAAAGCTAAAGCCCTTGGCGATAACCCTTTAATTGTAAAATTAACTGAAGCACAAAATTGGGATGGCAAACTACCAGCAACAATGCTTGGTGGGCAAAACATGCCCATTCTAGATATGCGAACCAAATAA